From Pan troglodytes isolate AG18354 chromosome 9, NHGRI_mPanTro3-v2.0_pri, whole genome shotgun sequence, the proteins below share one genomic window:
- the THY1 gene encoding thy-1 membrane glycoprotein: protein MNLAISIALLLTVLQVSRGQKVTSLTACLVDQSLRLDCRHENTSSSPIQYEFSLTRETKKHVLFGTVGVPEHTYRSRTNFTSKYNMKVLYLSAFTSKDEGTYTCALHHSGHSPPISSQNVTVLRDKLVKCEGISLLAQNTSWLLLLLLSLSLLQATDFMSL from the exons TCTTGCAGGTCTCCCGGGGGCAGAAGGTGACCAGCCTAACGGCCTGCCTAGTGGACCAGAGCCTTCGTCTGGACTGCCGCCATGAGAATACCAGCAGTTCACCCATCCAGTACGAGTTCAGCCTGACCCGTGAGACAAAGAAGCACGTGCTCTTTGGCACTGTGGGGGTGCCTGAGCACACATACCGCTCCCGAACCAACTTCACCAGCAAATACAACATGAAGGTCCTCTACTTATCCGCCTTCACTAGCAAGGACGAGGGCACCTACACGTGCGCACTCCACCACTCTGGCCATTCCCCACCCATCTCCTCCCAGAACGTCACAGTGCTCAGAG ACAAACTGGTCAAGTGTGAGGGCATCAGCCTGCTGGCTCAGAACACCTCgtggctgctgctgctcctgctctccctctccctcctccaggccACGGATTTCATGTCCCTGTGA